The Kosakonia sacchari SP1 genome includes a window with the following:
- a CDS encoding ABC transporter substrate-binding protein produces MKALPSVKKGVALAMVLSSMMISSAHALTVYTAGPGSLAKSLASGFEQKTGVKVNIFQATTGKVMARLEAEQANPQADILISASWDTAEDLHHRGWLLPFTSANAGNVPQTLKSADYVAQGISALGIVWNTKSGTPEPKEWNDLTSPDFKDKVTTPDPSLSGASLDLLIGLQNGMGNRAWQLFDALKKNGMVVSGPNAQAVTPVMQGAKAAVFGAVDYVTYGNIAQGESLKVIFPASGTVIAPRPMMILKTTQHADDAKAFIDYVLSPEGQKMVADAWLMPARTDVEAKRPLFTELKILPTQSSGTSERGEVLKRFNALFAQ; encoded by the coding sequence AGCCATGGTGCTGTCGTCCATGATGATCTCCAGTGCGCACGCGCTGACCGTTTACACCGCAGGCCCTGGCTCGCTGGCAAAAAGCCTGGCCAGCGGCTTTGAGCAAAAAACTGGCGTTAAAGTCAATATCTTCCAGGCCACCACCGGTAAAGTGATGGCGCGTCTGGAAGCCGAACAGGCCAATCCGCAGGCCGATATTCTGATTTCTGCCTCATGGGACACCGCCGAAGATCTGCATCATCGCGGCTGGCTGCTGCCGTTTACCAGTGCCAATGCCGGAAATGTCCCGCAGACGTTAAAAAGCGCCGACTATGTGGCGCAGGGCATCTCCGCACTGGGGATTGTCTGGAACACAAAGAGCGGCACTCCGGAGCCGAAAGAGTGGAACGATCTGACCTCTCCGGACTTTAAAGACAAAGTCACCACGCCGGATCCGTCACTTTCCGGTGCCTCGCTTGATCTGCTGATCGGTCTGCAAAATGGCATGGGCAACCGCGCCTGGCAGTTGTTTGATGCGCTGAAAAAGAACGGCATGGTGGTGAGCGGTCCGAACGCCCAGGCGGTAACGCCGGTGATGCAAGGGGCAAAAGCGGCGGTGTTTGGCGCGGTCGACTATGTAACGTATGGCAATATCGCGCAGGGCGAATCGCTGAAAGTGATCTTCCCGGCCAGCGGCACCGTCATCGCTCCGCGTCCCATGATGATCCTCAAAACCACTCAACACGCCGATGACGCCAAAGCGTTTATCGATTACGTGCTGTCACCGGAAGGGCAGAAAATGGTCGCCGACGCCTGGCTGATGCCTGCCCGCACGGACGTGGAAGCGAAACGTCCGCTATTTACTGAGCTAAAAATATTGCCGACGCAAAGCAGCGGCACCAGCGAACGCGGCGAGGTGCTGAAGCGCTTTAACGCGCTCTTTGCCCAGTAA
- a CDS encoding ABC transporter permease, protein MNQRLIAQATLALLLILVALPLLFIVLQAVFPHFSAGEFGGAFSAIPTLLAEPQLPAMFGGTLQIACGVALCSALIGLPLGVARGLFDLPCPKLWDLLFLIPFLTPPYIAALSWMLVLQTQGYLMQLTGLDLNNLLFSKSGLILVMTLNIFPVVYFAVSRSLLASGQRLAQVARVHGATPWRAFCHITLPLLSPALAAGMLLAFTLAVEEYGVPAALGTRSGVVMLTVGIEEKLADWPIDLPGASLLSVVLIAIALCGWWLQRKLTGDKDVTSISGKPTEHVGAKLGFATLPVLLMMAAVGFLAVVLPGLSMALTGFSATLSGGVSLDNLTVKHFAALFEQRGDALPALGTSLSLAFGAALITGALGLCAAWLVVMQKIKGRTVMDALSLMPAALPGVVVGVGLILLWNRSFWPVSPYNTWAILLLSYCCLLLPWPVRYIASAMRQLGGNLEPAARVHGASAFQALRLIVLPLIFPAMLASMLMVFAIASRELVTSLLLTPAGTQTVAVFIWRQFEQGSVGQGMAMATLTLLTGLALMLTALGIMQRSTKG, encoded by the coding sequence GTGAACCAAAGATTAATTGCGCAAGCAACGCTGGCGCTGCTGCTGATTCTGGTCGCGCTGCCACTGCTGTTTATTGTGTTGCAGGCGGTATTCCCGCACTTTAGCGCGGGCGAGTTTGGCGGCGCTTTTTCCGCCATCCCCACATTGCTGGCCGAGCCGCAACTGCCCGCCATGTTCGGCGGGACACTGCAAATCGCCTGCGGTGTTGCGCTTTGCAGCGCGCTGATTGGCTTACCACTCGGCGTCGCGCGCGGCTTATTTGATTTACCGTGCCCGAAACTGTGGGATCTGCTGTTTTTGATTCCGTTCTTAACCCCGCCCTATATTGCCGCGCTGTCGTGGATGCTGGTGTTACAAACCCAGGGCTACCTGATGCAGCTCACCGGGCTGGATCTTAATAATCTGCTGTTCAGTAAGAGCGGCCTCATTCTGGTGATGACGCTGAATATCTTCCCGGTGGTTTACTTTGCCGTATCGCGCAGTTTGCTCGCCAGCGGGCAGCGCCTGGCACAAGTCGCCCGCGTTCATGGTGCCACGCCGTGGCGCGCTTTTTGCCATATCACGTTGCCGTTACTTTCCCCGGCGCTGGCGGCAGGTATGTTGCTGGCGTTTACGCTGGCGGTGGAAGAGTATGGCGTGCCCGCCGCCCTGGGAACACGCTCCGGCGTGGTGATGCTGACTGTCGGCATCGAAGAGAAACTGGCTGACTGGCCGATCGATTTGCCCGGCGCGTCGTTGCTGTCGGTGGTGCTGATCGCCATTGCGCTGTGCGGATGGTGGCTGCAGCGCAAACTGACCGGCGATAAAGATGTCACCAGCATCTCCGGGAAACCGACAGAACATGTCGGGGCGAAACTCGGTTTTGCTACCTTACCGGTGCTGCTGATGATGGCGGCGGTCGGTTTTCTCGCCGTGGTGCTACCGGGATTGTCGATGGCGCTCACCGGCTTCAGCGCCACACTTTCCGGCGGCGTATCGCTGGATAATCTTACGGTGAAACATTTTGCCGCGCTGTTTGAACAGCGCGGTGACGCGTTGCCCGCGCTGGGCACCAGTTTGTCGCTGGCATTCGGCGCGGCGCTAATTACCGGCGCGTTGGGCCTGTGCGCTGCCTGGCTGGTAGTGATGCAAAAGATAAAAGGGCGTACGGTAATGGATGCGTTATCGCTGATGCCTGCCGCGCTGCCCGGCGTGGTGGTAGGCGTGGGGTTGATTTTGCTGTGGAACCGCAGTTTCTGGCCGGTTTCACCCTACAACACTTGGGCAATTTTGCTCCTCTCTTACTGCTGCCTGCTGTTGCCGTGGCCGGTGCGTTATATCGCTAGCGCCATGCGCCAGCTGGGCGGCAATCTGGAGCCTGCCGCGCGGGTTCACGGTGCCAGCGCGTTTCAGGCGCTGCGGCTGATTGTGCTGCCGCTGATTTTCCCGGCGATGCTCGCCTCCATGTTAATGGTGTTCGCCATTGCCTCGCGCGAGCTGGTCACCTCGCTGTTGCTGACACCAGCGGGTACACAAACCGTGGCGGTGTTTATCTGGCGGCAATTCGAGCAAGGTTCGGTAGGTCAGGGGATGGCAATGGCCACACTGACGTTGCTCACCGGGCTGGCGTTGATGCTCACCGCGCTCGGCATTATGCAACGCAGCACAAAGGGATAA
- the nhoA gene encoding N-hydroxyarylamine O-acetyltransferase, with protein MTPFLTAYLARIGWEQTPDVSLETLRALHLHHNGTIPFENLDVVLPREIELSDEAIFHKLVVARRGGYCFEQNGLFERVLKEVGFTVRSLLGRVVIANPHQMPPRTHRILLVQVAGEPWIADVGFGGQTLTAPIRLQEDLEQATPHGLYRLQRKGEDWVLQFRHHERWQSMYQFEMGEQYQADFVMGNFHSAHWPASHFRHHLLMCRHLPDGGKLTLTNFHFTHWKNGQVLEEVTFADVPALYDALQQRFGLGVSDAQYGFSLQQLETVMAGFDLHGEKV; from the coding sequence ATGACCCCTTTTCTGACCGCTTATCTGGCCCGTATTGGCTGGGAGCAAACGCCCGATGTCTCACTGGAAACGCTGCGGGCGCTGCATTTGCATCACAATGGCACCATCCCTTTTGAAAACCTCGATGTCGTGTTGCCACGCGAAATTGAACTGAGCGATGAGGCGATTTTCCATAAACTGGTGGTCGCCCGTCGCGGCGGTTACTGCTTTGAGCAGAACGGGCTATTTGAGCGCGTTCTGAAAGAGGTGGGTTTTACGGTGCGCAGCCTGTTAGGACGGGTCGTTATTGCTAATCCACACCAGATGCCGCCGCGCACGCACCGTATTTTGCTGGTGCAGGTGGCGGGCGAGCCGTGGATCGCCGATGTCGGTTTTGGCGGGCAAACGCTGACCGCGCCAATTCGCTTGCAGGAGGATCTTGAGCAGGCCACGCCGCATGGCCTCTACCGCTTGCAGCGCAAGGGGGAAGACTGGGTGCTCCAGTTCCGTCATCATGAGCGCTGGCAATCAATGTATCAGTTTGAGATGGGCGAGCAGTATCAGGCCGATTTTGTGATGGGCAATTTTCACTCCGCGCACTGGCCGGCATCCCATTTTCGCCATCATTTGTTGATGTGCCGCCATCTGCCGGACGGCGGCAAACTGACGTTAACCAACTTCCATTTTACCCACTGGAAAAACGGACAGGTGCTGGAAGAGGTGACCTTTGCGGATGTTCCGGCGCTGTATGACGCGCTGCAACAGCGCTTTGGACTTGGCGTGAGCGACGCCCAGTACGGCTTTAGCCTGCAACAACTGGAAACGGTAATGGCCGGTTTCGATTTGCACGGCGAAAAAGTTTAA
- a CDS encoding TetR family transcriptional regulator, whose protein sequence is MRYLNKDDRREVILKAAMRVALAEGFSAMTVRRIATVAGVATGQVHHHFTSGNALKAEAFIRLIAELLEVEVVSATAPWREQLHAMLGSDEGGLEPYVHLWREALLLASKEPEIKSAYLLTMEMWHVKVVQLIEQGRAAGEFMSNDTAANIAWRLIALVCGLDGICMLGMPDVDDAAFNRHLAVMIDNELG, encoded by the coding sequence ATGCGCTATCTGAACAAGGATGATCGCCGTGAAGTGATCCTCAAAGCCGCGATGCGCGTGGCGCTGGCGGAAGGTTTTTCCGCCATGACTGTCCGGCGGATCGCAACCGTTGCCGGGGTGGCTACCGGCCAGGTTCATCACCATTTCACGTCGGGAAATGCACTAAAAGCCGAAGCGTTTATCCGCCTGATTGCGGAACTGCTGGAGGTGGAAGTGGTGTCTGCGACCGCGCCATGGCGCGAGCAGTTGCACGCCATGTTGGGCAGTGACGAAGGCGGTCTCGAACCCTATGTGCATTTGTGGCGCGAAGCGTTATTGCTGGCGAGTAAAGAGCCGGAAATCAAAAGCGCATACCTGCTGACCATGGAGATGTGGCACGTCAAAGTAGTGCAATTGATTGAGCAAGGCCGCGCGGCAGGTGAATTTATGAGTAACGATACGGCGGCGAACATTGCCTGGCGCCTGATTGCACTGGTCTGCGGGCTGGACGGTATTTGCATGCTGGGCATGCCAGATGTCGATGACGCTGCTTTCAATCGCCATCTGGCTGTGATGATCGACAACGAGCTCGGTTAA